The genomic stretch TCAGGGCATCTTGCTTCGACGCCCAATCGCATTCAGAATCGTGCCGCCGAACACTTTCATCCTACGCACGCAAGCGAATCGTTCCGGAACACCGCGAATACCGACTTCGCCATTCCTGCCAACCGCGATTGGATCAAGCGAGTCACCAGCGAGTGGAAGGCGAAAACCTTCGACACGCTTCCCGTTGCCGTCGGTGGTCAGGAAGTGACTACCGGTACGTTGGTCGACGGCCATGATCCTTCCCGACCTGGACATACGCTTTATCAGTACTCGTGTGGCGATGCTACCCAGGTCGAGCTCGCGTTGGCGACTGCGACACAGGCTCAGATCGGCTGGGAAGCCCTCGGCAAGGCGAAGCGAGCCGAAATCCTTCGCAGCTTTGCCGCAGTTGCCGCAGACGAACGGGGTGACATGATTGGCGTAATGATGGGAGACGCCGGCAAGGCCGTTGTCGAGAGTGATGCCGAGATCAGCGAGGCCATCGACTTCGCCGAATACTACAGTCGCTCGCTCGACACCGACGGATGGAATGATGGAACCACGTCCGAAGCTCTTGGCGTCGTTGTCGTCACACCACCCTGGAATTTTCCTTACGCAATCCCAGCCGGTGGCTGCTTAGCCGCCCTGATGGCAGGCAACACGGTGATCTTAAAGCCAGCCCCTGAGACCGTCCTCACCGCGTGGTACTTGGCCTGTCAGTTGTGGAAGGCAGGCGTCCCACGTGACGTGCTACAATTCCTTCCCCTGGTCGACGGCGAGAACGGAACGAAGCTGCTTAGCGACGATCGCGTCGGGGCGGTTGTCCTGACGGGTGCCTACGCGACGGCTAAGCTGTTTAAGTCTTGGAAGCCTGAGATGCGACTGTACGCCGAAACGAGCGGTAAGAACAGCATGATCATCTCGTCCGCGGCCGACCTTGATCTGGCGATTAAGGACTTGGTGCAAGGGGCGTTTGGCCACGCCGGCCAAAAGTGCTCGGCTACTAGCCTGGCGATTGTGCAGCGAGACGTTTACGAAAGCGAGCAATTCCGCAACCAACTTCGCGACGCGGCGGCCAGCATGCATGTCGCTTCGGCGTGGGATCTGACGGCGGAAGTGACTCCGATCATTCGCGAACCTCATCCAGAGCTCTTGCGTGGTCTAACACAGTTGGAACCGGGCGAAACGTGGCTTCTCGAGCCTCAGATGATCGACGACAACCCATGTCTGTGGAGACCTGGGATTCGTCTCGGCGTGAAGCCTGGTAGTTGGTATCACCGCACCGAATGCTTTGGCCCGGTCCTCGGTATCATCCCCGTCGATACGCTCGATGAAGCGATTCGTATTCAAAACGACAGCGAGTTCGGTTTGACCGGCGGACTCTATTCGCTCGACGTCGATGAAATTGCCAAGTGGCGAGACGCCGTCGAGGTGGGCAACGCGTACATTAACCGATCCACCACAGGAGCAATCGTCCAGCGTCAACCGTTCGGTGGCTGGAAGCACTCGTCGGTTGGTACCGGTGCGAAAGCAGGTGGACCGAACTATGTCGCCTCGTTCCGCCGCTGGGAAGAAACCAAGTTGCCCGTGTTGGCCTTGCCACTCACCAACGACCTCAACAGCCTCCTAAACGAATTGGAAGGCGATGAAGCACTTCGATCCACGGCTCAGAATTACCTGTACTGGTGGAATACTGAATTCGACCGCGAGCACGATCCTTCTGATTTGCACGGCGAGGACAACCACTTCCGCTATCGCCCGCTGGATTTTCATGCGATTCGTTTGACGGATGAGGCTACTGGCCAAGCCGACGTGCTAAGGGCTGTCGTACTATGTCACATCGCAGGCATCCCAGTGCAGGTCAGCGCAACGTCGCTGCCATCTTGGACCAAGTCGCTTGCGAATCTCAAGCAAGTGACCTTGTACGCTGAGGATACTGCATCATTCGTCCAGAGGATGGACAGGCATAACGGTGGTAGTGTTCGTGTTGTGGGGGACAACACCAGCGTCGAATTCCTGCCGCTGCACAACCAGGCCAACCGTCTAGTCCCCGCTAGCAGTCTGGCCAACGGTCGGCTGGAATGGTTGAACTACCTCAAAGAGCAGTCGGTCACCGAGATCGTGCATCGCCACGGCAACACCCCGCCACGCCCGGCGAAAGACTAACTGGTCTCCGGCATGAACGTCGGCATGATGATTCCTGCGGTTGGGGTCCACTCGCCACGAATTTGCGAAACATGCAACTCGCAGTTCTTCGCTCCCCAACCGTAACAGTACTGGACCAATTGGCTGGCCTCGACCGGGACCAGCCAAACCGGCATACGGCCACGATGATGATTCAGCTCAGCGTAGACCAGCGCTGCCGCATCTTCCTCGGTTCGCATCACCCCGGGCCCAAGCATGTTCGAGCCTGGATGGCACACCGAGGCGAGAAACCCATCGATTTCGTTTCCATCGGCGGACTCGATCACCGAGACATGCCAAATCCCTTGCTTGTTCTCCAGGAAGAAGCGATGGTCGTCTGGCCGCGAGATCATGTGCAGTTCGGCTTCTAAAGTGACGATCGCGTCCAAGTCGTCTAACGTGGCGGGTCGAACGCGCTCGACACCTTCTGGCCGCGTTCCTCTTTGAATGCCCTCTTCTGGAACCTGGAGGATCATGTCCTGGAACATGGCTCGCGGGACGAAGCCGGCTCGATTATAGAGCGAGAACGAATCGAGGTTGATCGCACTGGAAACCAGCCGAACGGGCTTCTGCTGCGACTCGGCCTGATCGATGATGAACGCCAATAACTTCCGTGCGATCCCCTTGCCGAAATGATCAGGATGCACATTCATGATCCCCAGCGACATGTGCGTTGGCCGAGGATGGTAAAAGCAGGAGCCAGCAATCTGTCCTGACTCTTCACAGACCGCCACCACGCAGCAGCCAGGATCGAGTGCTTCGTACACTTCGCAGAACAATCGCGCGGCGGAGATCTCGCCTTGGAAGATCGCTGGCTTACCGTTCGCCGTGTACCAGGCATTGGTGGAATGAAAGATCAACGCGGCGACTTCATCCCAGTCTTCGTGCTGCATCGCTCGCAATGGGTAGCTCGACATCGATATTCCTACTTTCTATTTGCCGCTTCGGGACCTACTTCACCTACGCTCGCCGACTAGCGGATCAGGCTCAATCGTAGAAAACTGCTAAAAACTCGCTCGTCATGATCTGCCAGCTCGCTTATAATCGGCTTGTGACAACATGCTCGCAAGACCACTCTCCCTACCCTTCCCTGCTTTTCCCCACTTCCCTTCCTACCGCCAAGTGGAGGTCGAATGAACTTCCCGCGATGTCTGCCTGTTCAGTTGCGAATTGGGCGTTTGCTGCTTTTGGCAGTAATTGGGGGGATGTTCTGCCTTGATCAAGCCTCGCTGGCGCAAGCCGAAGATACCACAGTTCGCTTCGGGGAACATATCTTCCCGATCCTTCGCAAATCCTGTTTTGAATGTCACGGTGCAGAAGAACAAGAAGGTGGCCTGCGTCTCGACGAGCGTAATGCGTTGTTCGATTCAGGCTCGGTCGTCGCTGGCAAGCCTGACGAAAGCGAACTGCTGCGGCGAGTCATGCTGCCTAAAGGACATAGCGAAATCATGCCGGCCGTGGGCGATCCACTGGCCCCGAAGGAAGTCGCAATCGTTCGCGCGTGGATTGAACAAGGCGCCAATTGGCCTGAGGATTTTACCCCACCGCCTCACTGGGCATACGTTAAGCCCACACGACCAGCCACGCCCACAGTGACTGATCCCGCCTGGATTCGCTCACCCATCGATGCGTTCGTACTTCGTCGTTTGGAACAAGAAGGTCTCGCCCCATCCCCGATCGCTTCGCCGGAAAAACGGATTCGGCGGGTTTACTTCGACTTGATTGGCTTGCCACCGACGCCGGAAGAAGTGAACGCTTTTGTGGCAGATCCAAGCGATCAGCATTACGCTCAAATTGTCGACCAGTTGCTCACGCAGCCGCAGTTCGGCGAGCGGTGGGCACGTCCTTGGTTGGACCTGGCCCGCTATGCTGATTCGCACGGCTTTCAGCGCGACGATTTTCGCGACATCTGGCCCTATCGCGACTGGGTCATTCGGGCGATGAACGACGACATGCCGTTCGATCAGTTTACCATCGAACAGATCGCTGGTGACCTGTTACCCGACGCAACCGAGTCACAGCGCATCGCGACTGGGTTTCACCGCTGTGCCCCGACCAATTGC from Blastopirellula marina encodes the following:
- a CDS encoding bifunctional proline dehydrogenase/L-glutamate gamma-semialdehyde dehydrogenase — protein: MQTATYPQPTLTRTDFDALPGEAIQLAAEILRASQARATSADKANLAKVAGLIEDKSGKELTVAMADQVLRIKNPRRSANQLKALIQQHGLPKYFSPLDRCLLQLGSWAAQVAPGLVMPLVRKRIQSESSHVIISAEKDSFEKYLAERKREGIRVNLNQLGEAVLGNGEAERRLEKYLQRLADPQIRYVSVKLSSVAAHISLTGYDQTLATIKERLRILYRAAKQDGAGQHRFINLDMEEYRDLYLTVDVFRSVLDEPEFKDLSAGIVLQAYLPDSHEVQKSLTAWARQRVANGGADIKIRLVKGANLAMEQVEASIHGWPQAPYHTKTETDANYKRMVEFALRPENMQGVRIGLASHNLFDIAFALVLAEKRDVRKRVEFEMLEGMANAQAHEVRDRTGDLLVYAPICYDADFDSAVAYLVRRFDENTQPGSFLGSLFNLTVDSPAWDTQSQMFLDACQLAWSGHLASTPNRIQNRAAEHFHPTHASESFRNTANTDFAIPANRDWIKRVTSEWKAKTFDTLPVAVGGQEVTTGTLVDGHDPSRPGHTLYQYSCGDATQVELALATATQAQIGWEALGKAKRAEILRSFAAVAADERGDMIGVMMGDAGKAVVESDAEISEAIDFAEYYSRSLDTDGWNDGTTSEALGVVVVTPPWNFPYAIPAGGCLAALMAGNTVILKPAPETVLTAWYLACQLWKAGVPRDVLQFLPLVDGENGTKLLSDDRVGAVVLTGAYATAKLFKSWKPEMRLYAETSGKNSMIISSAADLDLAIKDLVQGAFGHAGQKCSATSLAIVQRDVYESEQFRNQLRDAAASMHVASAWDLTAEVTPIIREPHPELLRGLTQLEPGETWLLEPQMIDDNPCLWRPGIRLGVKPGSWYHRTECFGPVLGIIPVDTLDEAIRIQNDSEFGLTGGLYSLDVDEIAKWRDAVEVGNAYINRSTTGAIVQRQPFGGWKHSSVGTGAKAGGPNYVASFRRWEETKLPVLALPLTNDLNSLLNELEGDEALRSTAQNYLYWWNTEFDREHDPSDLHGEDNHFRYRPLDFHAIRLTDEATGQADVLRAVVLCHIAGIPVQVSATSLPSWTKSLANLKQVTLYAEDTASFVQRMDRHNGGSVRVVGDNTSVEFLPLHNQANRLVPASSLANGRLEWLNYLKEQSVTEIVHRHGNTPPRPAKD
- a CDS encoding GNAT family N-acetyltransferase, whose product is MSSYPLRAMQHEDWDEVAALIFHSTNAWYTANGKPAIFQGEISAARLFCEVYEALDPGCCVVAVCEESGQIAGSCFYHPRPTHMSLGIMNVHPDHFGKGIARKLLAFIIDQAESQQKPVRLVSSAINLDSFSLYNRAGFVPRAMFQDMILQVPEEGIQRGTRPEGVERVRPATLDDLDAIVTLEAELHMISRPDDHRFFLENKQGIWHVSVIESADGNEIDGFLASVCHPGSNMLGPGVMRTEEDAAALVYAELNHHRGRMPVWLVPVEASQLVQYCYGWGAKNCELHVSQIRGEWTPTAGIIMPTFMPETS